From the genome of Pseudomonas helvetica:
GCAATGTCGCTGACACACACCAGACCGAAGCCGCCGCCGAGCACCGCGCCTTGCAACACCGTGATCAGCACTTGCGGCGCGTGCTGGGCTTCTTCGAGCAGGGCGCCAAACGCGCGGTTCAATTCGCGGTAGGCCTGCTGACCTTGAGCGCGGGCATTGGCCATGTCTTTCAAATCACCGCCGGCAGAAAAATGCCCGCCGGCACCGCCGAGCACTATCGCGCGGATGTCCCGGTCATCGCGCACCGCCGCGAGTACCGCGCGCAATTCGGCGACCATCTGCAAGCTCATGGCGTTGCGGCAGTCTGGCCGGTTCAAGGTGAGGTGCAGAACGCCGTTGTGCAGTTCCAGCAGCAGGGTCTGGCAAACGGGCAAGGTGGTCATTTTTTCTTCCCGGGCAGGATGCCCATCAATTTGCAGATGATCCCCAGCATGATCTCGTCGGCGCCGCCGCCAATCGACACCAGCCGTACATCGCGGTAGGCACGGGCCACCGGGTTGTCCCACATATAGCCCATGCCACCCCAGTATTGCAGGCAACTGTCGCTGACTTCCCGGCCCAGCCGCCCGGCCTTGAGTTTGGCCATGGACGCCAGGCGCGTGACGTCCTGGCCTTTGACGTATTGCTCGGTGGCCTGGTAGACCAGCGCCCGCAGGCATTCGATTTCGGTTGCAAGCTCGGCGAGGCGGAAGTGAATCACCTGGTTGTCGATCAGCGCAGTGCCAAAGGTCTTGCGCTCCTTGCAATACTCGATAGTGCTGTCGATGCAGTATTCCAGGCCCTTGATCATGTTCGCCGCACCGAACAGGCGTTCTTCCTGAAACTGCAGCATTTGCATCATGAAGCCTGCGCCTTCATGGCCGATGCGGTTACGTTGCGGCACGCGCACATTGTCGAAAAATACCTGGGCGGTTTCCGAACTGCGCATGCCGAGTTTGTCCAGAGGCGAACTGAGGCTGATGCCGGGGCTGTTCATCGGCACCATGATCAACGACTTGTTGATGTGCGCCTTGTCGTCCGAGGTGTTGGCCAGCAGGCAGATGAAGTCGGCGCTTGGGGAGTTGGTGATCCACATTTTGCTGCCGTTGATCACGTAGTCGCCGCCGTCCTTGCGCGCGGTGGTTTTCAGCCCGGCGACATCAGAGCCGGCACCGACTTCCGAGACGCCGATGCAGCCGACCTGTTCACCGGTGATCGCCGGGCGGAGGAATTCTTCACGCAGCTCGTCGGAGCCAAAACGGGCGAGGGCCGGGGTGCACATGTCGGTCTGCACGCCAATCGACATCGGAATCCCGCCGCAATGAATGGTCCCGAACTCTTCAGCGGCGACAATCGAATAGCTGTAGTCCAGGCCCATGCCACCGAATTTTTCCGGTTTGGAAATCCCCAACAGACCGAGCGCACCGGCCTTGCGGAAAATCTCGTGGATCGGAAAGCGCCCGGCCTTTTCCCACTCATCGACGTACGGGTTGATTTCACGGTCGACAAAATGACGGACAGTACGGCGCAGTTCTTCGTGTTCCTGGGTGAAGATCATTTTTATTGTTCTCCCTAAATCGGGTGGTGATCAGAGCCTCAAAAACGTGCGATACCGAAACTGTTCGGTTGCAACTGACGAACCTCGGCTTCGTGGCAGATATCCAGCAGATAGCCAAGCAAGGTGCGCGTATCGCGTGGATCAATCAGCCCGTCGTCCCACAGGTTGGCGCTGCCGTAGAGTGCGGTGGACTGGCTGTCGAGTTTTTGCGCGGTGACCTGTTCCAGCGTGTCGAGCATCTTCGGGTCCGGGACCAAACCGTCCTTGGCCTGCCTGGCTTCGCTGACAATGCGCAGCACCTTGCCGGCCTGGGCGCCACCCATCACGGCGGTGCGGCTGTTGGGCCAGGCGAAGATGAAACGCGGGTCGAGCCCGCGGCCGCACATTGCATAATTGCCGGCGCCGTAAGAGCCGCCGACCACCATGGTCAGCTTCGGCACCCGGGCGTTGGCGACAGCCTGAATCATCTTCGCGCCGTGTTTGATCACCCCTTGCTGTTCCGATTCGGTGCCGACCATGAAACCGGTGGTGTTATGGAAAAACAGCAGCGGTGTCTGGCTCTGGTCGCAGAGCTGGATGAACTGCGCGGCCTTGCTGGCACCTTGCGGGGTGATCGGACCGTTGTTGCCGATGAAACCGCAGGGCCGCCCCTGGATCTTCAAATGACCGCACATCGTTTGCTGATCGAACTCGCCCTTGAACTCGAGAAAGCGCGAGCCATCGGCGATGCGCGCAATGATCTCGCGCACGTCGTAGGGCTTTTTCGGATCGTCGGGAATCAGCCCCAGCAGTTCGTCGATGGGGTAGAGCGGTTCGTCCCAGTGTTCGGCGCTGCGTTGTGGTAACTGCGCATTCCACGGCAACAGGCTGACGATTTCGCGTACCAGGCGCACGCCGTCGGTATCGTTTTCGGCCAGGTACTCGGCGGTGCCGGCGATTTGCGCGTGCATCTCGGCGCCGCCGAGTGCTTCATCGGTGGCGACTTCGCCGGTAGCGGCCTTGAGCAGTGGGGGGCCGGCGAGAAACAGCTTGGCCTTGCCGCGCACCACCACCACGTAGTCCGAGAGCCCAGGCTGATAAGCGCCGCCAGCGGTGGCCGAACCGTGCACCACGGTGATTTGCGGCAAACCCATGGCCGACATCCGCGCCTGATTGGCGAAACTGCGCGCACCCT
Proteins encoded in this window:
- the atuD gene encoding citronellyl-CoA dehydrogenase, encoding MIFTQEHEELRRTVRHFVDREINPYVDEWEKAGRFPIHEIFRKAGALGLLGISKPEKFGGMGLDYSYSIVAAEEFGTIHCGGIPMSIGVQTDMCTPALARFGSDELREEFLRPAITGEQVGCIGVSEVGAGSDVAGLKTTARKDGGDYVINGSKMWITNSPSADFICLLANTSDDKAHINKSLIMVPMNSPGISLSSPLDKLGMRSSETAQVFFDNVRVPQRNRIGHEGAGFMMQMLQFQEERLFGAANMIKGLEYCIDSTIEYCKERKTFGTALIDNQVIHFRLAELATEIECLRALVYQATEQYVKGQDVTRLASMAKLKAGRLGREVSDSCLQYWGGMGYMWDNPVARAYRDVRLVSIGGGADEIMLGIICKLMGILPGKKK
- the atuC gene encoding geranyl-CoA carboxylase subunit beta translates to MPQIESQLDIHSRQFAQNREAMLSNIEQFRQLERNLLAKAAEAKPKFDKRGQLLPRARLNLLLDPGAPFLELASLAGYKLHDDKDGSQAGGGLIAGIGYVSGVRVLVVANNSAIKGGTISPSGLKKSLRLQQIAMENKLPVITLAESGGANLNYAAEIFVEGARSFANQARMSAMGLPQITVVHGSATAGGAYQPGLSDYVVVVRGKAKLFLAGPPLLKAATGEVATDEALGGAEMHAQIAGTAEYLAENDTDGVRLVREIVSLLPWNAQLPQRSAEHWDEPLYPIDELLGLIPDDPKKPYDVREIIARIADGSRFLEFKGEFDQQTMCGHLKIQGRPCGFIGNNGPITPQGASKAAQFIQLCDQSQTPLLFFHNTTGFMVGTESEQQGVIKHGAKMIQAVANARVPKLTMVVGGSYGAGNYAMCGRGLDPRFIFAWPNSRTAVMGGAQAGKVLRIVSEARQAKDGLVPDPKMLDTLEQVTAQKLDSQSTALYGSANLWDDGLIDPRDTRTLLGYLLDICHEAEVRQLQPNSFGIARF